The DNA region GGTCCGCCCGACCGGCCAGGCGTCACCACGCCGGACCAGCCGCACCACACCCCACCCGTACAGCGCGAGCCCCAGCAGGCAGGCCACGAGGAAGAACGGGTCCGGTGACCACTGAAGTCCCCGCCCCAGCGTGAACGGCGGCAGATCCATCATCATGCCGGGCCCGCTGTGATCCATCCGCCGGCTCCTGTTTCGTACTGGTTGCACTGTCTGTCCGCACCCAGACTAGAACTGCCCCCGGCCGCGTTGGCGACCGGGGGCACTCCTTCAGGGGCGCGGGGAACTGCGCGACAAGCCACGACGAACCCGCAGCCGCCCAACCACCTACAGAACGCACTCCGCCTCGGCGTACCGCTCGTCCGGGACGGTCTTCAGCGTCTCCACGGCCTCCGCCAGCGACACCATCACGATGTCGGTCCCCCGGAGAGCCGTCATCTTCCCGAACTCCCCCCGGTGCACGGCCTCCACCGCATGCCACCCGAACCGGGTCGCGAGCACCCGGTCGTACGCGGTGGGCGTACCCCCGCGCTGAACGTGCCCGAGGATCACCGGACGGGCCTCCTTGCCGAGGCGCTCCTCCAGCTCGATGGAGAGCTGCCGGGCGATGCCCGCGAAGCGCTCGTGGCCGTAGACGTCCTTGCGGCCCTCGTCGTAACTCATCGTGCCCTCGCGAGGCTTCGCACCCTCCGCGGCCACGACGATCGCGAACCTCTTCCCGGCCGAGAACCGCTCGCCGACCTTCTGGGCCAACTCCTCGATGTCGAAGGGCCGTTCCGGCACGACGATCGCGTGGGCACCCGCGGCCATGCCGGAGTGCAGGGCGATCCAGCCGGTGTGGCGGCCCATGACCTCGACGATCAGGACGCGCTGGTGGGACTCGGCGGTGGTCTTCAGCCGGTCCAGCGCCTCGGTCGCGACACCGACGGCCGTGTCGAAGCCGAAGGTGACGTCCGTGACCGCGATGTCGTTGTCGATGGTCTTCGGCACGCCGACGATCGGCAGGCCGCCGTCCGACAGGAGACGGGCCGCCTTGAGCGTGCCCTCGCCGCCGATCGGGATGATCGCGTCGAGCCCGAGCTCCTCGACATGCCCCCTGGCCCGCTCCACACCGTCACGCAGATGCGCCGGCTGGACACGGGAGGAACCGAGCATGGTGCCGCCGCGAGCCAGGATGCCGCTCACCGCGTCGAGGTCGAGCTTGAGGTAGTCGCACTCCAGGAGGCCTTTCCAGCCGTCACGGAAGCCGATGACCTCGTCGCCGTGGTCGACGACGGCACGGTGTACGACGGACCGGATGACGGCGTTCAGGCCGGGGCAGTCGCCGCCGGACGTGAGGACACCAATGCGCATAGCCCGAAATACCTTCTCAACGTGGGCCGGGAACCGGACCACGCTGTCCGGCGGGACGCCGCCACCCTACCGGCGGCAGGGGGCGGGTCCGCATCGTGCGTCCGCCTGCTGGACGTCCCCGCACAGGTGAGCGGACGTCCTGCCAGACGGGCTGCGGCCGGGAGGTCAGGCGGGCTGCTGAGCAGCCGCGATGCGCTCCGAGCGCAGCGCCTCGTACCAGCGGTCGTCGATCGGCGGCAGCGCGTTGACGTCGAGGGCCAGCTTCAGCAGCAGGTCCGCGATCAGCGGGTTGCGGGCGAGCACGGGCCCGTGCATGTACGTGCCGAAGACCGTGTCGTTGTACGCGCCCTCCGTGCCGTCGCCCGTGCCGTTGCCCTTGCCGAGCCGCACGTTCGCGAACGGGCGGGCCGTGGGGCCGAGGTGCGTGATGCCCTGGTGGTTCTCGAAGCCGGTGAGCGGAGGCAGACCCAGACGCGCGTCGATGTCGCCCAGCACGTCACCGACGCACCGCTCGCCCTCGCCGCGCGTGGAGACCACGTCGAGCAGGCCGAGACCCGACTCGCGCTGACCGAGGTCGTTGATGAACTCGTGGCCGAGGATCTGGTAGCCGGCGCAGACCGAGAAGACGATCGCGCCGTTGCCGACCGCGCGGTGCAGACCGCCGTCGCGGCGCAGCCGCTCGGCCGCGAGCCGCTGCGGCCGGTCCTCGCCGCCGCCGATGAGGTAGATGTCACCGGAGGTGGGGATCGCCTGGTCGCTGCGTACGTCGAGACGGGCCACGTCCAGACCGCGCTGCCGGGCCCGGCGCTCGACGACGAGGGCGTTGCCCTGGTCGCCGTACGTGCTCAGCAGGTCCGGGTAGATCCACACCAGCCGCAGGCTGTTGTC from Streptomyces sp. NBC_00258 includes:
- a CDS encoding type 1 glutamine amidotransferase produces the protein MSDNSLRLVWIYPDLLSTYGDQGNALVVERRARQRGLDVARLDVRSDQAIPTSGDIYLIGGGEDRPQRLAAERLRRDGGLHRAVGNGAIVFSVCAGYQILGHEFINDLGQRESGLGLLDVVSTRGEGERCVGDVLGDIDARLGLPPLTGFENHQGITHLGPTARPFANVRLGKGNGTGDGTEGAYNDTVFGTYMHGPVLARNPLIADLLLKLALDVNALPPIDDRWYEALRSERIAAAQQPA
- a CDS encoding 6-phosphofructokinase, translated to MRIGVLTSGGDCPGLNAVIRSVVHRAVVDHGDEVIGFRDGWKGLLECDYLKLDLDAVSGILARGGTMLGSSRVQPAHLRDGVERARGHVEELGLDAIIPIGGEGTLKAARLLSDGGLPIVGVPKTIDNDIAVTDVTFGFDTAVGVATEALDRLKTTAESHQRVLIVEVMGRHTGWIALHSGMAAGAHAIVVPERPFDIEELAQKVGERFSAGKRFAIVVAAEGAKPREGTMSYDEGRKDVYGHERFAGIARQLSIELEERLGKEARPVILGHVQRGGTPTAYDRVLATRFGWHAVEAVHRGEFGKMTALRGTDIVMVSLAEAVETLKTVPDERYAEAECVL